The proteins below are encoded in one region of Betaproteobacteria bacterium:
- a CDS encoding integrase domain-containing protein, producing the protein MSDAIPSNTVRRISRRRRQEPASPGRSSQQQPARPQDWAGKTPREILARYQPGKAPPLKVLEVLIKLFNTQHTALEKTVSHKTRQERAQFLRRFFRDLKQKAGFKTVPDPRNLGQKHIHAMMQVWQQAHLAPATIQTYLSFLRGLAMWMGKHGFVRKPGHYGLSLEEYQRHETAQRDKSWTAQGIDAEAVIADVCKFDLRVGASLRLMSALGLRRKESVQFRPFLHVMPFCETGLPENQQQADRYAWIKGKGGRVRWIPLDDPLQLAALEFAQGVVDGRDAHMGDPRRDLRRNLRRLDYVLEKFGITLRKRGATGHGLRHEVLNDAYEDVAGVPSPVRGGGPVSAELDRAARLAVSQLAGHARARAAGAYIGTIIKPGGRPVGSPEPNGDDDDGAAVPV; encoded by the coding sequence ATGTCAGACGCAATCCCCAGCAACACTGTTCGCCGCATATCTCGCCGCCGGCGGCAGGAACCCGCCAGCCCCGGTCGTTCGAGCCAGCAGCAGCCCGCTCGCCCCCAGGATTGGGCGGGAAAGACCCCCCGGGAAATCCTCGCCCGCTACCAGCCGGGCAAGGCGCCGCCGCTCAAGGTGCTGGAGGTCCTGATCAAACTCTTCAACACCCAGCACACGGCGCTGGAAAAAACCGTCTCGCATAAGACGCGGCAGGAACGCGCGCAGTTTCTGCGGCGTTTCTTCCGCGACCTGAAGCAGAAGGCGGGCTTCAAGACCGTGCCGGACCCGCGCAACCTCGGGCAGAAGCACATCCACGCCATGATGCAGGTCTGGCAGCAGGCGCATCTGGCGCCGGCGACGATCCAGACCTACTTGAGCTTCCTGCGGGGGCTGGCGATGTGGATGGGCAAGCACGGCTTCGTGCGCAAGCCGGGTCACTACGGTTTGAGCCTGGAGGAGTACCAGCGCCACGAGACCGCCCAGCGGGACAAGAGCTGGACCGCCCAGGGGATCGATGCCGAGGCGGTGATCGCCGACGTGTGCAAGTTCGACCTCCGTGTCGGCGCGTCGCTGCGGCTGATGTCGGCCCTGGGGCTGCGGCGCAAGGAGTCGGTGCAGTTCCGGCCGTTCCTGCACGTCATGCCGTTCTGCGAGACCGGGCTGCCAGAGAACCAGCAGCAGGCGGATCGGTATGCATGGATCAAGGGCAAGGGCGGCCGGGTGCGCTGGATTCCTCTGGACGATCCGCTGCAACTGGCCGCGCTGGAGTTTGCCCAAGGCGTGGTCGACGGACGCGACGCCCACATGGGCGATCCGCGTCGGGACTTGAGGCGTAACCTGCGGCGGCTGGACTACGTCCTGGAGAAATTCGGCATCACTCTGCGCAAGCGGGGCGCGACAGGTCATGGCCTGCGCCACGAGGTTCTTAACGATGCCTATGAAGATGTCGCTGGCGTGCCCTCCCCGGTCCGGGGTGGCGGACCGGTATCAGCGGAACTGGATCGGGCGGCGCGGCTGGCAGTGTCGCAACTGGCGGGACATGCACGCGCAAGGGCCGCAGGTGCCTACATCGGCACGATCATCAAGCCAGGTGGCCGGCCGGTTGGCTCGCCCGAGCCGAATGGCGACGATGACGACGGGGCGGCCGTGCCGGTGTGA
- a CDS encoding beta/gamma crystallin family protein — MNTSLKPLLAVAAVVFAAQASAQVTFYEGEGFRGRAFTTGKSVGSFSEFGFNDRASSAVVDRGRWEVCEDDRFEGRCVLLRPGSYDSLRGLGMENRISSVRSADNRKRYDNEAPEPLAAPM, encoded by the coding sequence ATGAACACAAGCCTCAAACCCCTCCTCGCCGTTGCAGCCGTCGTATTCGCAGCGCAGGCGTCTGCGCAGGTCACCTTCTACGAAGGCGAGGGCTTCCGCGGCCGCGCCTTCACCACCGGCAAGTCGGTCGGAAGCTTCTCGGAGTTCGGGTTCAACGACCGCGCATCGTCGGCCGTCGTCGACCGCGGCCGCTGGGAAGTTTGCGAAGACGATCGGTTCGAGGGCCGTTGCGTGCTCTTGCGTCCCGGCAGCTACGACTCGCTGCGCGGACTCGGCATGGAAAATCGAATCTCTTCCGTGCGGTCGGCCGACAACCGTAAGCGCTACGACAACGAAGCACCGGAGCCGCTCGCCGCGCCGATGTAG
- a CDS encoding IS21 family transposase: protein MLNMEVIAEIRRRHWVSGESISSIARDLKLSRPTVRKHLATEVEPVHVRQQQAAPKLGAFQSVLESWLVTERHLPKGQRRTAQRLFEGLQTEGYRGAYDSVQRFVKQWKSAQTRPTIKEAFVPLVFAPGDACQFDWSQEHVEIGGAALTIKVAHFRLAYSRQMFVAAYPCETQEMVLDAHNRAFAFFGGVPNRLIYDNLKTVVDTILVGKDRHFNRRFMALANHYLFEPVACTPASGWEKGQIENQVGNVREWLFTPKARFESFAALNDWLATRCRELAERKHPVETTRTIADCFLQEGPSLRAITSTFDGYVEQMMRVSSTCLVRVERNRYSVPADFAGKVVSVRLYADKVRIVAESKVIADHERRFGRDQLICDPWHYLPVLEKKPGSLRNGAPFIGWDLPVPIQLVRDRVLKQPKGDRAFVELLLAAREVGLEALQVACELTLDGGVITAAVVMNELRRLTAPPQPKAISLPEQLRLQVEPQADCSRYDRLRGGQYVH from the coding sequence GTGTTAAACATGGAAGTCATAGCCGAAATCCGGCGTCGTCATTGGGTCAGCGGCGAGAGCATCAGCTCGATTGCGCGTGACCTGAAACTATCCCGTCCGACGGTGCGCAAGCACCTGGCTACCGAGGTCGAACCGGTCCACGTTCGTCAGCAACAAGCAGCCCCGAAACTGGGTGCATTCCAATCGGTACTGGAAAGCTGGCTGGTCACCGAGCGCCACCTTCCGAAGGGGCAACGGCGCACCGCCCAGCGACTCTTTGAAGGCTTGCAGACCGAGGGGTATCGCGGCGCCTACGACAGCGTTCAGCGCTTCGTAAAGCAGTGGAAGTCGGCACAAACGAGGCCGACGATCAAGGAAGCCTTCGTCCCGCTGGTCTTTGCCCCCGGTGACGCCTGCCAGTTTGACTGGAGCCAGGAACACGTCGAGATCGGCGGCGCTGCGCTGACCATCAAGGTCGCGCACTTCCGGCTCGCCTACAGCCGACAGATGTTTGTTGCCGCCTATCCCTGCGAAACACAGGAAATGGTCCTTGATGCCCACAACCGCGCCTTTGCCTTCTTCGGTGGCGTGCCCAATCGCCTGATTTACGACAATCTGAAGACGGTGGTCGACACCATTCTGGTCGGCAAGGATAGGCACTTCAATCGCCGCTTCATGGCGCTGGCCAACCACTACCTGTTCGAACCGGTGGCCTGCACGCCAGCCTCCGGCTGGGAGAAAGGACAAATCGAGAACCAGGTCGGCAACGTGCGTGAATGGCTATTCACGCCGAAAGCCCGCTTCGAGAGCTTTGCAGCGCTGAACGACTGGCTGGCCACCCGCTGCCGGGAATTGGCGGAACGCAAGCATCCGGTCGAAACGACCCGCACCATTGCTGACTGCTTTCTTCAGGAAGGCCCCAGCCTGCGGGCTATCACCAGCACCTTCGATGGCTACGTCGAACAGATGATGCGCGTTTCCAGCACCTGCCTGGTCCGCGTTGAGCGAAATCGCTACAGCGTGCCGGCCGACTTTGCTGGCAAGGTAGTCTCGGTGCGTTTATACGCCGACAAGGTACGGATCGTTGCGGAGAGCAAAGTCATTGCCGACCATGAACGGCGATTCGGGCGTGATCAACTGATCTGCGACCCCTGGCATTACCTGCCGGTACTTGAGAAGAAGCCGGGGTCGCTGCGTAATGGTGCCCCATTTATCGGCTGGGATTTGCCGGTGCCGATTCAGTTGGTGCGAGATCGTGTGCTGAAGCAGCCGAAAGGTGATCGGGCCTTTGTAGAACTGCTACTGGCTGCTCGCGAAGTCGGGCTGGAAGCCCTGCAAGTGGCGTGCGAATTGACACTGGATGGCGGCGTGATTACCGCGGCCGTCGTCATGAATGAACTGAGGCGGCTGACCGCGCCACCGCAGCCCAAGGCGATCAGTTTGCCGGAACAACTGCGTTTGCAGGTCGAACCGCAGGCTGATTGCAGTCGTTATGACCGTCTGCGCGGAGGCCAGTATGTCCATTGA